The following proteins come from a genomic window of Pelagicoccus albus:
- a CDS encoding GH92 family glycosyl hydrolase, which produces MNTRGNVIGSVMVALAGVFFIVCALFTSGCGGSSETVSAKQPVDYVDPFIGTGGHGHTFPGATAPFGMVQASPDTRILGWDAVSGYHYTDNFIYGFSHTHLSGVGIPDYCDILVMPQAGEGTIATPIPEEDINGYGAHFSHDQETASPGFYSVHLKEPNIDVQLTTTERVALHQYTFNDTSSEQSVVIDLAHRDKVIDSFVEVRGDRDLVGYRHSSAWAPTQKLFFAIRFERPIKSLSIFEDGTGVEGKSTQGKALRALLNFDQAADTIQMKVALSPVSIEGAIKNLDTEMPSWDFDSIHANTRDTWNNLLEKIEIETEDEAKKTIFYSALYHTYVSPNLFSDVDGSYRGRDDQIHKADHPYYTVFSLWDTFRSLHPLMTILEPEATEDWVKTFLLMHEQGGLLPVWDLAGNETFCMNGYHSVSVIADAYLKGIQGFDTELALEAMQNSANQSHFGLNGYNSVGYVGRDHGREGVSRTLEYTYDDWCIAVFADAIGNADVSSTFFKRALNYKNLYSPEDGFFRARENGGWYEPFDENEINFNYTEGNAWHYRFAVPHDVRGLVELYGGDENFKNALDALFNAPSDLAGRHQPDVSGLIGQYAHGNEPSHHVAYLYNYIGVPSETQRRIRETLLTMYSTDPDGLSGNEDCGQMSAWYILSSIGIYQVAPGSLQYSIGSPLFDKASIDLGNGKAFTVIAKNQADENAYIQSISLNGKPLERSYLTHEEIMSGSTLELTMGAEPNLDWATDVANRPMTSNEAAALVPAPLITSPRAFKDSTEIVMTSLEPGTEIWYTLDGSEPKVGESNLYTGPFTLEDTTYMAAIASKNGVGSTTALAETHRFDARLHVEVNTPIHPQYTAGGPAGLVDGIIGTADFTTGRWQGYEDTDLEVVVDLGEIGDIESAEVGFLEDPDSYIRYPNDVEFAVSVDGENYEVVQTVSIPTSGPDVRESSTRRIQMTTPSEGRYLRVRATSPGDVQAWSSTEMIKSFLFCDEIQVDWQ; this is translated from the coding sequence CGAGTCCTGATACTCGCATACTTGGTTGGGACGCTGTATCAGGATACCACTACACGGATAACTTCATCTATGGCTTTTCGCACACGCACTTGAGTGGTGTGGGAATTCCAGACTACTGTGACATCCTTGTAATGCCACAGGCAGGCGAGGGGACAATCGCAACCCCAATTCCAGAAGAGGACATTAACGGCTATGGAGCCCATTTCAGTCACGATCAGGAAACCGCTAGTCCTGGCTTCTACTCAGTACATCTGAAAGAGCCCAATATTGATGTTCAGTTAACTACCACCGAGCGCGTTGCCCTGCATCAGTACACCTTTAACGATACCTCCTCAGAACAGTCGGTTGTCATTGACTTGGCCCACCGCGATAAGGTTATCGACTCCTTTGTGGAAGTTCGTGGCGACAGAGATTTAGTTGGCTACCGACACAGTTCCGCATGGGCACCAACCCAAAAGCTGTTTTTCGCGATCCGCTTTGAGCGCCCAATCAAAAGCCTCAGCATTTTCGAAGACGGAACAGGCGTCGAGGGTAAGTCAACTCAAGGTAAGGCTTTGAGGGCTCTGCTCAATTTTGACCAAGCGGCGGATACAATTCAAATGAAGGTGGCGCTTTCACCTGTCAGTATCGAAGGAGCTATCAAAAATTTGGATACTGAGATGCCAAGTTGGGATTTTGATTCGATACACGCTAACACTCGGGATACTTGGAACAATCTCCTAGAAAAGATCGAAATCGAGACAGAGGACGAGGCAAAGAAGACGATTTTCTATTCGGCCCTCTACCACACCTACGTTAGCCCGAATCTATTCAGCGATGTAGATGGGTCCTATCGTGGACGCGACGACCAGATCCACAAAGCTGATCATCCCTATTATACGGTTTTCTCCCTCTGGGACACTTTTCGGTCCTTGCATCCATTGATGACAATTCTCGAGCCTGAGGCCACAGAGGATTGGGTTAAAACCTTCCTGCTCATGCACGAACAAGGCGGTCTGCTTCCGGTTTGGGATCTCGCTGGCAATGAAACCTTTTGCATGAACGGTTATCACTCTGTCTCAGTCATAGCGGACGCCTACCTAAAGGGTATCCAAGGATTCGACACGGAACTCGCTCTCGAGGCGATGCAGAATAGCGCCAACCAAAGCCATTTCGGTTTGAATGGTTATAACTCAGTTGGCTATGTCGGTCGTGACCACGGACGGGAAGGGGTATCTAGAACCCTTGAGTACACCTACGATGACTGGTGTATCGCAGTGTTCGCCGACGCGATTGGAAATGCGGACGTGAGTTCGACCTTCTTCAAGCGGGCATTGAATTACAAAAACCTGTATTCTCCTGAAGACGGATTCTTCCGAGCTCGTGAGAATGGTGGTTGGTACGAGCCATTTGACGAAAACGAGATCAACTTCAACTACACGGAAGGCAACGCATGGCACTACCGCTTCGCCGTTCCTCACGACGTTCGCGGGCTAGTCGAACTTTATGGAGGGGACGAGAATTTCAAAAACGCCCTCGACGCACTCTTCAATGCACCCTCAGACCTCGCGGGTCGCCACCAGCCTGACGTGTCTGGCCTTATCGGACAGTATGCACACGGTAACGAGCCTAGCCACCATGTCGCTTACTTGTACAACTACATTGGCGTACCTTCCGAGACGCAACGTCGCATTAGGGAAACGCTTCTAACTATGTATTCAACTGATCCTGACGGTCTCAGCGGTAACGAAGACTGTGGCCAGATGTCAGCTTGGTACATCTTGAGTTCTATTGGTATTTACCAAGTCGCTCCTGGATCCTTGCAGTACTCGATCGGCAGCCCCTTGTTCGACAAGGCATCCATTGATTTGGGGAACGGAAAAGCCTTCACCGTTATCGCCAAGAACCAAGCGGACGAGAACGCGTATATCCAGTCGATCAGCTTGAATGGTAAACCGCTCGAACGCTCCTACCTGACTCACGAAGAGATCATGAGCGGCTCGACGCTTGAGCTTACCATGGGAGCCGAGCCAAACTTGGATTGGGCAACGGATGTTGCTAATCGACCGATGACTTCCAACGAAGCGGCAGCGCTCGTTCCCGCGCCTCTGATCACCTCTCCTCGCGCCTTCAAGGATTCCACCGAGATCGTCATGACCAGCCTAGAGCCGGGCACTGAAATCTGGTACACTTTGGATGGAAGCGAGCCAAAGGTAGGAGAATCGAATCTCTACACCGGACCTTTCACGCTTGAAGACACGACCTACATGGCGGCCATCGCCAGTAAGAATGGAGTGGGTAGTACCACCGCGCTGGCTGAGACGCATCGTTTCGACGCACGTTTGCATGTAGAAGTGAATACACCGATTCACCCTCAATACACGGCAGGTGGCCCAGCAGGTCTCGTAGACGGAATTATAGGAACGGCAGACTTCACGACCGGACGCTGGCAAGGCTACGAAGATACCGATTTGGAGGTAGTCGTAGATTTGGGCGAGATCGGTGATATCGAATCTGCCGAAGTTGGTTTCCTTGAGGACCCAGATTCTTACATACGCTATCCAAACGACGTGGAGTTCGCCGTCTCAGTTGACGGAGAAAACTACGAAGTCGTGCAAACCGTTTCCATTCCAACTAGCGGACCAGACGTACGCGAAAGCAGTACGCGTCGTATCCAAATGACAACGCCAAGCGAGGGACGTTACCTCCGAGTGCGAGCAACTAGCCCAGGCGACGTGCAAGCCTGGAGCTCAACCGAAATGATCAAAAGCTTCCTTTTCTGTGATGAAATCCAAGTTGACTGGCAATAG